The Anabrus simplex isolate iqAnaSimp1 chromosome 1, ASM4041472v1, whole genome shotgun sequence genome window below encodes:
- the LOC136882451 gene encoding F-box/LRR-repeat protein 2, whose product MDRLPDEVLEEIFSYCTFQDLVWNIPDVNSHWRLISSRSKVWKYHTYCPGRRDGGKEIIAVLKRCPKLQAVDFRKRVFGKEVFEVLANNCSDLVKLFIDYFQDISCEILSELQRKCPRIEYLDVNEEILSHPEKLEIIGQFMNLRTLSSKRSICNVSLKPIADGCPRLECLETGEISVEFDDLSYFLSKKKDTLRTLVLPCSVSRGSNKCTIPLLSVCTALESLCIHWNCENESESLVQALGNLKNLKSLTWQDLHFSTTDDDMRLFGNKNLAHLVRLELCSFSSYNDAITKIIVENCPQLQALHLSICAEFTDKTLEMIVLLKNLRELGIYGNRNVTDNGIKHLLNIEQLECLLLGCCDNLTAISLNLLTNFSHLQILKFRCQSLRNSPWHLFADHLKSLKHLEIYRCQDLNVVALKALKKKMPHVTFSVDLSQKKARYRKNQFK is encoded by the coding sequence ATGGACAGACTTCCTGATGAAGTGTTAGAAGAAATTTTCTCCTATTGCACTTTTCAAGATTTGGTTTGGAATATACCAGATGTGAACAGTCACTGGAGACTAATATCGTCCAGATCTAAAGTTTGGAAGTATCATACATACTGTCCTGGCAGAAGGGATGGTGGAAAAGAAATTATTGCAGTGTTAAAGAGGTGCCCAAAGTTACAAGCAGTGGATTTCAGGAAACGAGTATTTGGAAAAGAGGTGTTTGAAGTACTTGCAAACAACTGTTCTGATCTTGTTAAATTGTTTATAGATTATTTTCAAGATATAAGTTGTGAAATACTCAGTGAATTGCAGAGAAAGTGCCCAAGAATTGAATATTTGGATGTGAATGAAGAAATACTATCCCATCCAGAGAAACTGGAAATAATTGGACAATTCATGAATCTAAGAACACTCTCTTCAAAACGAAGTATATGTAATGTTAGTTTGAAACCGATTGCAGATGGATGTCCAAGACTTGAATGTTTGGAAACGGGAGAAAtaagtgtagaatttgatgatctcaGCTACTTTCTGTCAAAGAAAAAAGACACTTTACGTACTCTTGTACTGCCATGTAGTGTTTCTAGGGGATCTAATAAATGCACCATCCCTCTCTTATCTGTGTGTACAGCTTTAGAGTCATTGTGCATACATTGGAACTGTGAAAATGAATCTGAGTCACTGGTTCAGGCTTTGggtaatttgaagaatttgaaatCTCTCACTTGGCAGGATTTACATTTTAGTACAACAGATGATGATATGCGTTTATTTGGCAACAAAAATTTGGCTCACTTAGTCCGTCTTGAGCTCTGCTCTTTCTCTTCCTATAATGATGCTATTACAAAGATCATTGTTGAAAACTGCCCTCAGTTACAAGCTTTACATCTGAGTATATGTGCAGAATTCACTGATAAAACATTGGAAATGATAGTTCTCCTAAAAAATTTGAGGGAGTTAGGTATATATGGTAACAGAAATGTAACTGATAATGGTATAAAACATCTCTTAAATATTGAACAATTAGAATGTCTGCTTCTTGGTTGTTGTGATAATTTAACTGCTATCAGTTTGAACTTACTAACAAATTTCAGTCATTTACAAATATTGAAGTTTCGATGCCAGAGTCTTCGGAATTCTCCATGGCATTTATTTGCAGACCATCTGAAAAGTCTGAAACATTTGGAGATATACCGTTGTCAAGATTTAAATGTTGTAGCTCTTAAAGCACTAAAGAAAAAGATGCCTCATGTTACATTTTCTGTTGATTTAAGCCAGAAAAAGGCTAGATATCGAAAGAATCAGTTCAAGTAG